In the Rhinoderma darwinii isolate aRhiDar2 chromosome 13, aRhiDar2.hap1, whole genome shotgun sequence genome, one interval contains:
- the FAM210B gene encoding protein FAM210B, mitochondrial: protein MLLLPGLLLRPVLRPGLRGLCVWAGRLRCAGEVGVVRPAAPCSVPTLTAMTARTYSTQGPGEASGVSAENDGQKPSKTQQLKRVFKEYGGVAVAFHVGISLVSLGIFYALVTSGLDVPSLLLQVGFSEALVQSKLAAGTSTFVLAYAVHKLFAPVRISITVVSVPFLVRYFRRIGFFKSPS from the exons ATGCTTCTTCTTCCAGGACTGCTCCTCCGCCCGGTGCTGCGGCCTGGTCTCCGCGGGCTGTGTGTGTGGGCTGGTCGGCTGCGATGTGCAGGAGAGGTCGGGGTTGTGCGGCCTGCAGCTCCCTGCTCCGTGCCGACGCTCACAGCAATGACTGCCCGGACATACTCCACCCAG GGACCTGGTGAAGCGTCCGGCGTCTCCGCAGAGAACGACGGACAGAAGCCGAGTAAGACGCAGCAGCTGAAGCGCGTCTTCAAGGAATACGGAGGAGTCGCCGTCGCGTTCCACGTTGGGATTTCATTGGTGTCGCTGGGAATATTCTACGCGCTGGTCACCAG CGGTCTGGACGTCCCGTCGCTGCTTCTTCAGGTCGGCTTCAGTGAAGCGCTGGTCCAGTCTAAGCTGGCGGCCGGTACCAGCACCTTTGTCTTGGCGTACGCCGTTCATAAACTCTTCGCCCCGGTGCGGATCAGCATCACGGTCGTGTCCGTTCCCTTCCTCGTCAGGTACTTCAGGAGGATCGGCTTCTTCAAGTCTCCGTCGTAA